GttaatgaaaatgtaaaaacATGAAAGTGAAAGTGACCGATGATAATTATGGTACAATTTCTTAATTGGTTTTATGGATATTATAAGAGTTactatttttttcttaatcttttcaGTTTCTTTCATTAAAGAACATATGTAAATACGCACCATAATGATCGAAGAGAAGCTCAAGAGTTTTCCCCTACAGCTAAATACCAATGAAGTTAGTGAGCAAGAGTATTTACCCAAACTCGTTTAACTAATCGACATACTTATTACGTATTATTCATTAATCACAtagtaaaacaataaatatcatcatcaatataaaGTTTTAGCATTGATtccattttataacttttatatatataagatataagaAGATAAGATATACAGTTATACACATATCATAATCTAAGCTATCTTTTAAGCAATAATAGCAAAAAAATTAATTCATCAACATAGTCATTAACCTCAATAACTTCCAACCCAATCTTCTTAACACTAAAAAACGAATATAATAACCCAATTGATAAAATGCAATTCATGAAACGATAAATACACATGCATTATagtaaataaaagtataaaatgaaTGCAAAATGCAGTAATGCAATGTGTGTAATGCAAAATACATCGAGAAATAAACAAAACCATAAGAaagtaattaactcttattaaGTATCTTAATTAACCTTATTAAATACATATCGATAAAGCGTCAAAAACGCGTCAATTTTTCCACTTGCTtgataaaacttttaattatatatagaatatagatatatagatggaCAAAACTACGAAAGTGATAAGGCAGTGCAATGTCGTGTCACCCTCATCTTTCTCCATACCATACCTCACCTCCATTGAAGATAACgtttatgtttttttccttCAACGTACAATCGGTTTACATAATATAGAACATATATCAGTCACCACAAAAATCACGTTTTCTAAATCTTGACAATTTCAATTAAAATCTTGACATTTTCTAGTTTTGCAAACACAATGACAAACTTAAAATCTTGACATGTTCCAGTTTTGCAATCTCAACCAATTTCACTCAGCTCCCCCTCTATGTTTGAAATTCCAAATTTTCAGAGTCTCAAGTAAGGTACATTGAGCAATTAGTTCCCCACATCTGTAGTCATGAAATCTTTTGGAAAACCACGAAAATAAGGCGAAGAAGACAAAACACAGTTAAGAAGCTTCAAATGTTCCAACTCGACACAAGATAAAAGATAGGTAGCTAGGCAACTTAACCGGTGATTCACGATATAGCAAGTTCCTTAAATCCTCCTATTCTAGACATGCAAGAACATTACCCAATGATGAATATCGATCCTCAACGTCCAATTCGATCCAATCAGTTATATGGATCGGAGGACAAACTTTGCAGTAATGGCACCCTTAAGATGAAAGAGAAATCTACATACCTAATCGCTAACTTCAATATATAACAAAAcgtacatatatgtatttacatTGTAAAacagatatatgtatgtacaaaTACTTTtcacttgaaaaaaaaatacgatGTACGTGATGTTGAATTACCAGTTACAAATCATCGACAGTAAATGAGTCGTGGGCTTTCAAATGGCTACAGTGGTAAAGTTTAGTGATTTCAGGTACCGCtaattagagaaaaaaaaaaaaaagaagctccATATGGATCATGAATTAATGCATGTGGCTAGCATGgtgaaataaacaaataaaatacgaTGTAAAAGATTAAAATGGGTGAATAGTTGGTATCACAAAAACCGTCGAAAAAAAAGTTGCCATGacaaatataaacttttatttcctttttctaAAACTAAActagaagaaaaataaataaatgaaatgaatCACGTGTGGGGCCGGTGAAGTGTGTACAACAACAAAACCATTTATCTGTGCGTGTCATCTTGTACGTGATTCGTTCAGACTATCAATCAAGGCGCCTATGTCAAAATGGGTATCGGGTTCAATTACCCGAAATCCCTAAAAGTTCGGATCTATCCATAATCAATCATTACATACTAGTTTGAAGTCTATAAATTAGATAGTTAAGTTATCAGACTACGTACCTCCCAATACAAACACTTTCTCTCTACTAAATAATAcgactattatataataatcatGAATAAGAATAATATGAATGTAATGGTGTTGTTTCTACTTGTGATCACAACTACTACCATCAGTTCGGTTTTGTGTTCCTCTTCGGCTATTAGTGATGAGAAGGGTATTCTCATGGTCGTGGAAGAACAAACATCATCCGTGCAGTCACAAATGGTTGTTagtctcatatatatatatagctaattaTGAATTAAAGAGATGTGTTAACATGTTAACCACTATATCTTAATTAGCACTTCCTCCCATatcatatagtatatatatatatcttcacaTTTTGAGAGTTTATGGATGTATTTCATATGTATGAATTGTACatgttttcttaattttaacgggttttttttatatttacgcATGCAGGATCAGAACAAAGTTCAGCCTGGACGACGATTCGGTTTAAAAGGTGGGAGGTCAGTGACATTATCGTGGCTTGTGAATGGCAGACAGAATTATTGTGTTCCTCCTAATGGCGATTCCTGTGGTGCGCTTGATTGGTGCTGCGAAGGCCTCTATTGCAATGGTTTCATTTCCGGAGAATGCCTACCTTTGCCTAACTGCATTAAGAAGGGGAAGGGGTGTAACATGGAGTATGAGTGTTGTTATCCCAGTAAATGCAGTTCGACTACTCTTTATGCGGGAGTTTGTCAGTAATATAGCTATTAGTGGATTGGATTGCTAATTGTGTGTGTCTTATATGTTTGCTTCTTTCTTTAAATAAGCAGTTAGCTAATGGATGATATAATCTATTAGCTTATTACCTGCCTTATGTTTGTCCACATGTCATTCCTTGTTTTCTGTTTATATTCCCAGTCATTATATGTATAAACTGGGTTGTCAGTCTTTGCTTTCTTTGTATGTACGTACTGCAATTTCATGTATCAATCAATAAAAGTTGTCAGTGAAGTTTCTGTTGTCGATCATTATTTCCTTATCTTACAATATAACAATAgggatgatttttgtaattaactctatctATTTGTTAATAACACACTCAAATATGCGATACTAATCTTTCAATATAAATATGCACCCGCCAAGCAGGGACAAATCTAGTATATTAGAAGGTGGGTCTTaccttatttttagaaaaaaaaatatttgaagcTTATAGTATTTTAacaaatatgttaatttttttgtgAGGAAATATCTTAAACTAGACCTCACAATCCATACAACATTGGGTTTATTTGGCTAACTCCCTTACATATCGGGTATAATTGAGCTTAAAAAAACAAGAGGGGGTCTTACTCATAACATCTAAAACCTTTTTATAATTGTAATGGATTCAAAACCGGTTTTGCAGTGGGCTGAGCGGGTTTCCGGCAACAAAAGTTTTTGAgcgatatatatatactagtggttagaccccgtgcgatgcacggacaaccctaaataatttttcttaatgattttaccacacaactaatgattatagagttttaatatgaaatataaatatatacctaggattgatgagaactctttccttgttacatgaacaacaaatccatattttgttgtcccttaaagcatcaataatgtcgactccatccatgtagagatcggtcaacttaacttcttgagaacagttcacacattccattgaataccataactggtcggttggaataaaaccgattgttgcaacaatgaatgtttatacaatcaaaatgaaaatgtttatacattagaatgttaaaaagctagttataaattcgaaagaaagttatgttaaaaagtaatctgatcaaaaaagaaaaattcacaaacaatgaatacttacatgttcgtccatcaggatcatctcaatactacctatgttattaacatctccatatagaggttgcttccatagccgcaaattctaaccgttatcgtacatggcttattatttggacgcaaatttctaattgaaacatggtttagtgaagccatgctaaaattgatctgttatgtgtttacgttttgaaatgccttaaaactgaatgaaagtggccttatatagacatagacatgcaaggaagtaaccgccacaagcaatacacgaacggttacattttcaaattttcaaaaatttgaactttttgaaagcataactaatccgttttcaaaaatttgaacttcttataaaagtaactaatccgtaaaccttccaaggagcaatattgtaatgatttttaggctttcttgcatttttaagcataccacataagcaataactaacaaatttttaaGTGAGATTAATATAATGTAGGGATTTTGTTTTTCACCACACGGTAAACTCTACATCCACTAAATAGTATTTTTAATTGgaattttttttggataatACCATTTAGGTGGAacatggaagcagtctctctacttaggtagaggtatgGTTTGCCTACAACTTAACCTCCCCTAtataccgtcgaggtattggggctcaaaacatgcggaaggcggcactgggcagttttttttttttaaatcttaaagtttccgtttatttagttttagttttgccgtttttattttttagggtTGTGTTAATTAAAAATTGGGTTTTTCCAGTATGAGAAAGTTTAGATTTTATGTATTGTAAGTAAAATCTTTGCATTTGGTTTTTCATCgaagtgtttgatgaaaaagTTTAACATCTGGGTTttgttttagatgaaaaatgAGATGGATAGACGAATAATTAATTATGCTTAAATTGAAAATGTGGATAAAGAAACATAAACAATttgcaaaattaaaaacataaaagcgAATATGTAATTTCCTAAGTGATATTCGATTTAAAATATTTGCAAATCTATTTCTCATTTACAGTAGAATAAATACACATTAAGTTACTTACCTTAGGGCTATTTGTCTAATTCTTGTCACTTTTTCTGACTCTTTTAGTCGTATCCGCTTTGACCTGTTATTTAAACCCGTCTGATTTGTCCATTTTTCCAGGCAAAAATTTAGATGATTATGACCTATGAACTAACATTTATGATGAACAAGGTAGTTTTTAATGTaaccatttgaacaaagttcgTTGAAGCTTTGATTGAGCTTTTTGGTTGAAAACGtgtccataaaattaacatgACAAGATCAAAAGAGtcatattattatgattttcattaaAGCCTTTGAAGTTTAACTTAAACTCATATTAAGTTCTTGTCTAGTTGACTTTAAATTGATTTCACTCAATTCATTTTCTAATataggcttccttctttgattttttgagatttttttttttaactttgactgtaatatttttgtttgtactatataatacttgatacatataacatataattattgaaaaacttttaaatatacttttcattaatataacttttattaactaATACACAACACAAATAAGATAATTATGGTCAAAGTCAGAATAAAAGACTTGACCAATCagaataaaacaattaaaatgagacgaAAAGAATACATTTTATATCgaattatataaatgattggACTAGAATGAAAGAAAATGTTACGTAGCCCACATTTTCTTAAATTGTATTcttccgtcccatattaaatggcctaatttaattttttgagtctttttctttttaactttagccgtaaatatttttgtttgtattatataacactttaTATAACATATGTAAATTggttgagttttaaatgtacttttcatttatataactttcatcaactaatatataacacaaataaaaatatttatggtcaaaatcagaagaaaaaaagaCTTGGTCaatcaaaataggacaattaaaatgggacggatgAAATAATATTGTACACaacttttactttataaattaatacagATGTTTTGAATAGCCacatttttttgaaaacaaacaaaagcaTTTAAATTAGAGTAACAAATACACAATTTCATTACTCAAAAGTAGTATATATTCATTCGATAACATATCAaattaagattatatataactaagctttgtgtttacataaaaaaaatgtgcAAAAATCTTTCTGTAATATGAAGGTTTAGaaatttcttgttttaaataatattaGTGTCTTCCGTAACAAGAAAAATTCATGTTGCGGATGGTTTTAATGTTATACAAAAAGGTAAAATGGTTTGAGATTGAGATATCCTTCACTACCGGTCTACCGTCTCTTGGGtcgtttattatttatattgtgGATATAATGGGTATAAATTTCATTGCATTATGTACAAATCATACaccttttgaatttttttgacTAATGTGAGGACGGTGGTGGATCTGTGAATTCGGAAAGATTTAATGATAGGTAGGGGCATGATGTTTCGGTTCTGTCACATTTGCATATACATACAAAGTCTATAAATTAGATAGTTAAGTTACCTCACAATACAAACATATTCTTTAATTATTAGACAGGAAATATACATAATAGtataatgaataataatatattaatatgtatgcATTATTGGTTTTGATTGTAATTACAAATCACAACTACTACTACAATCAGCTCGGCCTcttgttcttctttttcttccaacATTGATAATAATGACGAGGAGATTTGAAATGACAGGACTCTATTGGTGGAAAAATGAGGGGTTAAGACCGGAGAGAGAGTTAGAATCCGTGCTCTAAACCTACAGTCAACTCAAGTGGTTGAACACATGTCTTTCAAGTGGTTGAACACATGTCTTACAAGTAGAAAGTCTTGAGTTtaagacttgggaagtacataggaagtctttctatgaaggcttgacttggatatacccaggttcaagtctgaggaggcagggtttacccctattgatcgtcgtgccttcgggcggattagtagggggttttcctccCATCGGGCATTTGAAATAAGCATTTTTACTTCGAGGAAGCTCTCgaacgcggacccggttaagacaacgtatgttagacctcctgctgtcgaatcacgacacgaaattctcaagcgaaattcacctttaaaaaaacatatatattttttaatacgCATATATGTGGCGTATACACACAGTCCAAAAAGATAGAAGATTTTTATGCGAATCAAAATGCAACGGATAAATCCATTTTCACAAACATGCGCCGCATGGACCAATATATTTTCGTTGGTTTTTCCAACGAAAGAGTGAAAGATACGCATATTTGGGTCTGACATTACCAAAACTTATTTTTGACATTTAACTCAACTTGCAACCTTTACAACTCAAACACAAACTTCATACCACCACATTTATGAGATTTCGataaatacatatatcaaaaatttataatcaaatataatacacaaaaattagaaatttcggcatgaccatTTCGTAAAATCTAGTAACCATGCTTATTACTAAGCAttaaacttgttacaatttttcTTTAGCCTCCATATCAAATTGCTAAAATGTACTTTCTCGCATACAATGGGTTCATTACCAGTTGGGTCTAACGGCCCAAAATTACGTTTTGAccgtttaatttataaaaacatcTTTTACCAAATCTGAATTCACAATATATTCCTCGATTGGGCTTCTGCAAAAATAGGACCAACGTATATCACTGGTTAAAAATCAATAATCTTAAGATGATCAATGATTCAAAATGATACACATATCTGGAAATATGAAGAGCCGCAAAATCAATTCAATAGCATTTAGTAATAGTGATCGTATCCATTCGGAAAATACAAGACTTGTTAGGCAGGGTAAGACGATTGGGCCCTCTTTCAAGTATCCGCcaataattatattgaaaaatagGAGGCAAACTTTAACTTGTTAAAAAATTCGTAAGCCCTTGGTGTGACCTTTTATATAATGAATTCCATCGAGTCGTAGTGTCTTTAGCGAGTAAAATAGAAAAGTTCAGGTCACGCCTAATGTCTCTAACAGCAAAGCAAGTGTTTCCGCTAAGATTCCACCTCCAGCAATCTGAGGTATCATTCAAAGTGACCAGCTGCAAAGCATCCATTAAATCTGATAGTCTTCAGCTTTTACTAATTATAACAAATTCAATATGAGGCTTATTGTTATGTGATATCGCATACAATTTCCTAATTGCATTTATTGGGCACTCAATTTCTTCAGAATTTGCATAAAACATGCACTCAATTTATTAACAATatgcataaaacataaaacatgtaATCGTATATCAGGCCCGTACATGTGATCTCTTTGTTGTCAAGCTTACACAACGGCATAGATAAAACTTTTAGATTTTTAAGAGTTGCAATCTCGACTAGTTTTACCTTTTCTATAGGCTTATGATAAGTAATTTTCAGATACTCGACTAAGTGACACTGGGTGATAAGTTTCCAAAATCCACAATGTCCAACTTTTACCCGACACAAGTCTAAGCTTAAATATTTGGAAAACCACAATCAATAGGTGCAGGATGCAAATAACAGTTACGAAGCtttaaatgttttaaatttagCAAAGAGAAAGAACTAGTAGGCAACTTAAGTGCATTTTCATGCATATTTATCATACTCAACTCGTTGATTCCTTTTCTAGATAAGAATAGAACCCAGTGATTAATATCCTCAACATCCAATACAATGTTATCTGGTATACAGAGGACAAATTTTGTTATGGGACCATTAACATGCAGAAGAAGTCTACTGATACACTTCTCATCAAAACGCTTATATCCAACTAGTCCTCGAACGTACTCAAAGAATCCCTTATCAAATATGAGTTGGGTGAGCATAGCCCACTTACACCTCCAGTTTCTTGACAAGATAGCAGTCCTCACGGCTTTTTCTAGTGGCAAACGATCCAGAATATTAGTTATCACATTATCCGACAGACTGTTGAAAGCATCTTCTGGTTTTGATTTGGATGCTTTACGTTTCCGATGAACCTGTTCCATTCTACTGAAAAGAAGACATATATCAGCCATATAAAAATCAATGGAATAATTCTAGTGGGCCAAGACAGTTTAATTTTTACCAAATTCAATTTACGAAAGGTGACCATTACCGGCTTTGAGGGTTTTGGTAACCTCAAACAAGATCAAATTTGGAAGCCTAGTTTATTAACATATGATGTGTAAAATCgagttataaaatttatgaaCAAGAACTACCTAATTACCAACTACTACACATTTgtgggcagtggacccgttcatATATAGTATAGTTAAAAGGCAAGTCCAAGATCGAACACATGGACTGATCTAGAGCAAACAAGTTTaatgtagttaaaaaaaaaattttggattttaaagactccCGTCATCTTGGCTTTTAAAAGAGTTAGTTGATTAATGAAGTTAGTAATTCCgaagaattaaaagaaaagagctttttaatatcaagattaattaaaaatcatttactTCGACTTCATGACAcaacttatttaggttgcacttaaGTTCAAACCAATTCAattatatgttgattttataacgaggTAAGACAAATAACTCACTAGTTGtacacctagcttattaccctatccgacCCATTAACCAACCTTTCAATCCCTAAGATCCGGTTACCACGTTCACTATCAAGACCTACTTAATTGACGAATTTGTATTcttattgtaaacaatcttgtctacCGATTTTACCAAACTattaacactttgaattctattatctattgtcGTTTATTATCTTGTTACCACAAGTTAACACCTATCAATTGTACCCAAATTGACTAAAAAATGcactcctaaacttagatacctctaaatcattcatacattatcaacaaatcaataGATAAGAacacaagaactcaaaacattaagattacgacaaaacgtttaacaatcaacttgaattcaaaagattatgcaaccataaTTCATTGcgtcacttcatctcagtggatgatgaagtatttagctagacataactaaaataacaataaccaaaacaatgATTAATGGAAAAGAATTTATAACGATAATCATAGCAATCAAATCAAAAGTAATTGTTTGGTAAAGTTAAGCAtgaattataaaagaaaataaaagagacCGAACACAATTAAGGATCGAGATTTGCGGCTGTTGACCACTTTGGCTGCTGGAGTTCACGAACACAAAAACAAAGAATGTTTTTCTCTTTTGCGGCTTCTGTTCCTCACGCCCAGCCCACACCAACCGAACACACTCTCTTCGAATGTATTCCCCTCTCCAGCCGACCTCCAATTTCTCTCCCCTTTACTTATTATGCCATATATGTAGTCTCAATCTCCACATTTTATGATTGCTGCCAACCGACTTAACTTGGATGGGCCACGTGAAATAGATAGATACAATTGTCTACTTAATTGCTTTTAAATCCAGCCGAGCCCAATCTATGAAACTTTGGgctttcattctttcttttaacTATCAGTTTTCGACATATGTTGTTTTCGGCTGTCAATATTCACGAACACCACCAAGAATAATTTGAGATAGTATGTATTTATTTCCAAttcttgaatatatatatatattaaatatatatatatatattaaaaagataaattgagAACTAAAATTATGTCGAGAACTACGAGAACCAATCTTAACCATCAATTGGCTAcaattaattatgttatttaattaattagaaagAATATATTACAATATTTTAAAGGGAAAAGGGTAGTTTAGgaatatactagattttagacccgtgttcaacACTGAACACggagtttacgatattatcaatattagattttcataaaattagttcataaaagcttataattttaatgatatacggttttaagtgttatactttgcaagttgtaatacaataatcacataattgtcactatcattatttgataaaattgtttaccgtagtcattccacaaggcacatccTATGATAGTTTCTCTATTAGAGAATTTTTTGAAACAAGTTGTACTCATagtgtgatattattatgaaagataagtaagaattaaaatataaacatacttgtaattaataacattgtaaaaataattattttagtcatttgtttttattaataaattatgtaaaaaactaaataattacATTAACGGGAGTCAATTTGATTAAATCGAGCAATATGATTGGTttataagtcattagttcagtatatattaaaattaaaatagtattattactattaaaatcttaatatatttacattagttttaatttatttttaattaattatatatatatatatatatatatgatagcacatactattagatatatatatatattagttattgttttatttgataaatattagctattattctattggatatatattagctattatttatttattatattaaaattattgggtaaaaaatgtaaatttgtgatggaaaacaaaaaagtgtaaattaaagtcaaaattgaaaaaaaaaagtcaaattaaaaaatcgagagttgtgattggttgataagttattagatcaactatgctttagtataataaaagattagttAACTAAACTGCCACCATTAATCGTAAGTTTGTAACCGTTTTTTACTTTCGTATTCCATTTTTTACGtgaaaacaaaactaaatttttgatacgcacattaattaattataattaatcttCTGTTG
The nucleotide sequence above comes from Erigeron canadensis isolate Cc75 unplaced genomic scaffold, C_canadensis_v1 Conyza_canadensis_unscaffolded:251, whole genome shotgun sequence. Encoded proteins:
- the LOC122584383 gene encoding F-box/FBD/LRR-repeat protein At1g13570-like, whose translation is MEQVHRKRKASKSKPEDAFNSLSDNVITNILDRLPLEKAVRTAILSRNWRCKWAMLTQLIFDKGFFEYVRGLVGYKRFDEKCISRLLLHVNGPITKFVLCIPDNIVLDVEDINHWVLFLSRKGINELSMINMHENALKLPTSSFSLLNLKHLKLRNCYLHPAPIDCGFPNI